The segment CACGCTGGGCACCAGCACCCTCATCACTCGCATGACCAGCGACATGAATCAGGTGCAGAACGGCCTGAACCTGTTTTTGCGCCTGTTCCTGCGCAGCCCGTTCGTGGTCATCGGTGCCATGGTCATGGCCGTTACGGTCAACTCCCGGGCCGCGCTGATCTTTGTTGTCACCATCCCGCTGCTGAGCGTGGTGGTGTTCAGCATCATGGCAGCCACGCGGCCCCTGTATAAAACGGTGCAGAACCGTCTGGACCGCGTGCTGGGCCTGACCCGCGAAAACCTGACCGGTGTGCGTGTCGTGCGCGCCTTTGATAAGGAAGCCAGCGAGGTGGAGCGCTTTGAGAACGCCAACGACCTGCTGACCCGGATGCAGCTGCATGTGGGCCACATTTCCGCCCTGATGAACCCGCTGACCTATGTGCTCATCAACATTGCCATCGTGGCGCTGCTGTACGTGGGCAGCATCGAGATCAATGTGGGCGGCATGGCCTCCGGCGACGTCATTGCTCTGGTAAACTACATGAATCAGATCCTGGTGGAGCTGGTCAAGCTGGCCAACCTCATCGTGCAGGTGAGCAAGGGCCTTGCCTGCGCAGGCCGCGTACAGGCTGTACTGGACACGCAGCCCGGCATGGCCTTCCCGAAAAAGCTTCTGGGCGAGGTGCCAACCGGAAAAACCGGCGATGCCGTTCGCTTTGACCACGTAAGCCTGACCTACGCGGGCGCAGGCGCACCCAGTCTTTCCGACATCAGCTTTACCGCAAAGCAGGGCCAGACCATCGGCGTCATCGGCGGCACCGGCAGCGGCAAGTCCAGTCTGGTGAACCTTATCCCCCGCTTCTACGATGCCACCGAGGGCAGGGTCGAAATCATGGGCCGCGACGTCCGCAGCTACCCCCGCGAAGCACTGCGCGGCAAGGTGGCCGTGGTGATGCAGAAGGCCCAGCTGTTCGGCGGCACCATCCGCTCC is part of the Faecalibacterium sp. HTF-F genome and harbors:
- a CDS encoding ABC transporter ATP-binding protein — encoded protein: MNKMLSYLKGYRRVAALAPLFKMLEATFDLFVPLVMADIVNIGIAAHDFHYILVRCGLLLLLAFIGLVCSLTAQYFSAKAAVGYSTALRHALFAHIQTLSFTEMDTLGTSTLITRMTSDMNQVQNGLNLFLRLFLRSPFVVIGAMVMAVTVNSRAALIFVVTIPLLSVVVFSIMAATRPLYKTVQNRLDRVLGLTRENLTGVRVVRAFDKEASEVERFENANDLLTRMQLHVGHISALMNPLTYVLINIAIVALLYVGSIEINVGGMASGDVIALVNYMNQILVELVKLANLIVQVSKGLACAGRVQAVLDTQPGMAFPKKLLGEVPTGKTGDAVRFDHVSLTYAGAGAPSLSDISFTAKQGQTIGVIGGTGSGKSSLVNLIPRFYDATEGRVEIMGRDVRSYPREALRGKVAVVMQKAQLFGGTIRSNLLWGRKNASDEELWQALETAQAAEFVRAKPLGLDEPVEQGGRNLSGGQKQRLTIARALVGRPDILILDDSSSALDYATDAALRKALAALPGSLTVFIVSQRAASLQHADQILVLDDGHLVGIGTHDQLRQTCPVYEEIYESQFKKGDAQK